From a region of the Helianthus annuus cultivar XRQ/B chromosome 5, HanXRQr2.0-SUNRISE, whole genome shotgun sequence genome:
- the LOC118492194 gene encoding uncharacterized protein LOC118492194: protein MTTLATTSNPPKENPITFQYPTLTSTNYTTWSIKMEAILDAQGLWDSIEPQTGVVPDEKKSKQARAFIFQAIPEEILMQVAKKKTAKEVWESLKTRFVGAERVQKARLHTLKSEFEALRMKDGETIDEYAGKLSGMISKYNSVGATLSDKDLVSKLLDTATEKFIHLVASMEQYSDIETMPFEEAIGRLKAYEDRLRLRKGNVTGESTLLLTKTDVQASNKGSGRSSSEGNRGRGWNSDRGGRSGSRGGRGSGRGRGGRNGE, encoded by the exons ATGACAACCCTAGCCACTACCTCTAATCCTCCAAAGGAGAATCCGATCACTTTTCAGTACCCTACACTCACCTCTACGAATTACACTACCTGGTCTATTAAGATGGAAGCGATTTTGGATGCCCAAGGATTATGGGATTCAATCGAGCCGCAAACCGGTGTGGTTCCTGATGAAAAGAAAAGTAAACAGGCTCGAGCTTTCATTTTTCAGGCGATACCAGAAGAGATTTTGATGCAGGTTGCGAAGAAGAAGACTGCCAAGGAGGTTTGGGAGTCTTTAAAAACGAGATTTGTAGGAGCTGAAAGGGTGCAGAAGGCCAGATTGCATACGCTGAAAAGTGAATTTGAAGCTTTACGTATGAAGGACGGTGAGACCATCGATGAGTATGCAGGAAAGCTCTCCGGGATGATATCGAAATATAATAGTGTTGGTGCAACACTTTCAGATAAGGATTTGGTTAGTAAGTTGTTAGACACGGCAACAGAGAAGTTTATACACCTTGTAGCCTCAATGGAGCAATACTCGGACATTGAAACGATGCCATTTGAAGAGGCTATAGGACGTTTAAAGGCATATGAGGACCGGCTGAGATTGAGAAAAGGAAACGTTACTGGAGAAAGTACTCTGTTACTTACCAAGACAGATGTGCAGGCAAGTAATAAAGGATCGGGTAGATCAAGTTCAGAAGGAAATCGAGGCCGCGGTTGGAATAGTGACAGAGGTGGTAGAAGCGGGTCACGAGGTGGTCGTGGTTCCGGTAGAGGTCGGGGTGGTCGAAATGGAG AATGA